In Lacrimispora indolis DSM 755, a genomic segment contains:
- a CDS encoding MarR family transcriptional regulator has protein sequence MECKLIGNLFDVIAMITDEQRCPQKYNESHLLYHAEMNLIDTIYEYPNANARMLSEIMGVTQGAITQMTAKLTEKNLIEQYKLSGNKKEKYYRLTQEGDKARLGHQEYHSEANQKLCQYFCSLSDANARVILDFFEKVKECMPISEFACQSGGSCGNGMERKEE, from the coding sequence ATGGAGTGCAAATTAATCGGAAACTTGTTTGATGTGATTGCTATGATCACAGATGAGCAAAGATGCCCTCAAAAATATAACGAGTCCCATTTGCTGTATCATGCAGAAATGAATCTGATTGACACGATTTATGAATATCCCAATGCAAATGCCCGTATGTTGTCGGAGATTATGGGCGTCACCCAGGGCGCGATCACTCAAATGACGGCAAAGCTGACAGAAAAAAATCTGATTGAGCAATATAAACTGTCCGGGAACAAAAAAGAGAAATATTACAGGCTTACACAGGAGGGTGACAAGGCAAGGCTGGGACATCAGGAATACCACAGTGAGGCCAATCAAAAACTGTGTCAATATTTCTGCTCTCTCAGCGATGCCAACGCAAGAGTTATTCTGGACTTTTTTGAAAAAGTAAAGGAATGTATGCCTATCAGTGAGTTTGCCTGTCAATCAGGCGGCAGCTGTGGAAACGGTATGGAAAGAAAGGAGGAATAA
- the ulaG gene encoding L-ascorbate 6-phosphate lactonase gives MSKVEEITRESWIMSTFPEWGTWLNEEIENETVEPGTVAMWWLGCTGMWFKTPGGCNITVDLWCGNGKRSHGNGKMAVGHQMANMCGARAMQPNLRAVPFVIDPFAVKHVDAVLATHYHQDHMSLEYAAHVIQSNMTTVDENGKEIPVPFIGPKKSVELWQKWGVPAERCITVVPGDSIKIKDIEIVALDSFDRTCLVTTDSTGPDREELTGKCPMDMDEKAVNYLIKTPGGNIYHSGDSHYSIYFAKHGKDYDIDVAFGSYGENPVGMADKMTSCDILRMAEALRCKVVIPIHYDVWTNFMADVNEIRVLYDMKKDRLDYRFHPFFWEVGGKYVYPTDKDKLAYHHRRGFEDCFEAPQNIPFRSLL, from the coding sequence ATGAGCAAAGTGGAAGAAATCACAAGGGAAAGCTGGATCATGAGCACGTTTCCTGAATGGGGAACCTGGCTCAATGAAGAAATTGAAAATGAGACAGTGGAACCCGGAACAGTTGCCATGTGGTGGCTGGGCTGTACCGGCATGTGGTTTAAGACTCCGGGCGGCTGCAACATTACCGTGGATTTATGGTGCGGGAACGGAAAACGCTCTCATGGAAACGGAAAGATGGCCGTGGGCCATCAGATGGCAAATATGTGCGGTGCAAGGGCAATGCAGCCTAATTTGAGGGCGGTTCCTTTTGTAATCGATCCGTTTGCCGTTAAGCATGTGGATGCCGTACTGGCAACCCATTACCATCAGGATCATATGAGCCTGGAATATGCTGCACATGTGATCCAAAGCAACATGACTACAGTGGATGAGAATGGAAAGGAGATTCCTGTTCCTTTTATCGGCCCTAAGAAATCTGTGGAGCTGTGGCAGAAATGGGGAGTTCCGGCAGAACGCTGCATTACGGTGGTGCCTGGAGACAGTATTAAAATAAAGGATATTGAGATCGTGGCCCTTGATTCCTTTGACAGGACCTGCCTTGTGACAACAGATTCCACCGGCCCGGACCGTGAGGAGCTGACAGGAAAGTGCCCTATGGATATGGATGAAAAAGCGGTAAACTATTTAATCAAAACTCCCGGCGGGAATATTTATCACAGCGGGGATTCCCATTACTCCATTTATTTTGCAAAGCACGGGAAAGATTATGACATTGACGTGGCCTTTGGATCTTATGGGGAGAATCCGGTTGGAATGGCTGATAAGATGACCTCCTGTGATATCCTGCGCATGGCAGAAGCTTTAAGGTGTAAGGTGGTGATTCCAATCCACTACGATGTATGGACCAATTTCATGGCGGATGTGAATGAAATCAGGGTACTCTATGATATGAAGAAGGACCGGTTGGATTATAGGTTCCATCCCTTTTTCTGGGAGGTAGGCGGAAAATACGTTTATCCCACGGATAAGGACAAGCTGGCTTACCACCACAGAAGAGGCTTTGAGGACTGCTTTGAAGCACCTCAGAATATTCCGTTCCGTTCACTTTTGTAA
- a CDS encoding PTS sugar transporter subunit IIA: MLRDFVEKKHYKFAGEAKDWEDAIRMSCECLEEDGTVEANYKEEIIACIKKYGPYIIILPDIAMPHSQEGAKGVHKTSIAFMKLEKPVSFDAEDPEKDAQLFFTLASCNPDQHLDNMSRLSELLSNEEVIGELKKAKDSEDLLRIQERYLD; this comes from the coding sequence ATGCTGAGAGATTTTGTGGAGAAGAAACATTATAAGTTTGCCGGGGAAGCAAAGGATTGGGAGGATGCCATCCGGATGAGCTGTGAGTGTCTGGAAGAGGATGGGACGGTAGAAGCAAATTATAAGGAAGAGATCATTGCCTGTATTAAGAAGTACGGACCTTATATCATTATTTTGCCGGACATTGCCATGCCTCATTCCCAGGAGGGCGCAAAAGGGGTACATAAAACCAGCATCGCCTTCATGAAACTGGAAAAGCCGGTGAGCTTTGATGCAGAGGATCCGGAAAAGGACGCGCAGCTTTTCTTTACGCTGGCCTCCTGCAATCCGGACCAGCATCTGGATAATATGAGCCGGCTGTCAGAACTGCTTAGCAATGAAGAAGTGATCGGGGAACTTAAGAAAGCCAAAGATTCAGAGGATTTGCTGCGGATTCAGGAACGATACTTGGATTAA
- a CDS encoding PTS ascorbate transporter subunit IIC, which translates to MEILMKVWTFFATNVLQQPAFMIGLIVMIGYILLRKPWYDILAGTLKAIVGYLILMVGSGGLVNNFRPVLVGLKDRFHIDAMVIDPYFGQNAVTAGVGEVFGKGFGDAMILLFIAFIVNILLVRFSKYTKLRALFTTGNVQVQQAATAYWLIMFACPFLLNGRVAMLVVMALLLGAYWAVGSNLTIKPCQEVTDGAGFCLAHQQMFGVAVSYYLAGKLFGKENKKNNGKEVKKIEDIELPGFMSIFNDNMVCTSILMVVFFGAILCILGRDYLIEGQFMKEGASMFFYVLQTCLYFAVYLAILQLGVRTFVAELTASFQGIADRILPGSVPGVDCAVIFGFGAANAVTLGFLSGFAGQILAITALILLKSPVLVICGFVPVFFDNATIGVFANEKGGFKAALLLPFLSGLCQVFGSAFIAGWVGMAAYGGYLGMWDWAVVWPVFTVVMKYLSYVGIAVVLVALLAIPQIQYWKDKKGYFLMTEDYEAYKEMKTNKE; encoded by the coding sequence ATGGAGATTTTAATGAAGGTATGGACTTTTTTTGCCACAAACGTATTACAGCAGCCGGCGTTTATGATAGGTTTGATCGTTATGATAGGTTACATCTTGCTGAGAAAACCGTGGTATGATATACTGGCTGGGACTTTAAAAGCGATCGTGGGCTATTTGATCTTAATGGTTGGTTCCGGCGGACTGGTCAATAACTTCCGTCCGGTACTGGTAGGCTTAAAGGACAGGTTCCATATAGACGCCATGGTAATAGATCCTTATTTCGGTCAGAATGCCGTTACGGCAGGCGTTGGAGAAGTGTTTGGAAAAGGATTCGGGGATGCGATGATCCTGTTGTTTATTGCATTTATCGTCAACATCCTCCTTGTGCGTTTTTCAAAATACACAAAGCTCCGGGCCCTGTTTACCACCGGTAATGTTCAGGTGCAGCAGGCTGCGACCGCATACTGGCTGATCATGTTTGCCTGTCCGTTCCTGTTAAATGGAAGAGTTGCCATGCTGGTGGTTATGGCCCTTCTTTTAGGAGCTTACTGGGCAGTGGGTTCAAACCTGACCATTAAGCCCTGCCAGGAGGTTACAGATGGAGCCGGTTTCTGTCTGGCACATCAGCAGATGTTTGGGGTTGCGGTCAGCTATTACCTTGCAGGAAAGCTGTTCGGAAAAGAAAATAAGAAAAACAACGGGAAAGAAGTTAAAAAGATCGAAGATATTGAACTGCCTGGTTTTATGTCCATCTTTAATGACAATATGGTGTGTACTTCCATCTTAATGGTTGTATTTTTCGGGGCCATTCTTTGTATCCTTGGCAGGGATTATCTGATTGAAGGACAGTTTATGAAAGAAGGAGCAAGTATGTTTTTCTATGTCCTTCAGACTTGTTTATACTTTGCAGTGTATCTGGCAATTCTGCAGTTAGGCGTGCGTACCTTTGTGGCAGAACTGACAGCCTCTTTCCAGGGAATCGCAGACAGAATCCTCCCAGGCTCTGTTCCGGGAGTGGACTGTGCCGTAATTTTTGGCTTTGGTGCGGCAAATGCTGTGACTTTGGGATTTTTATCAGGCTTTGCAGGACAGATCCTGGCCATTACGGCGTTGATCTTATTAAAGAGTCCGGTACTGGTTATATGCGGTTTCGTTCCAGTGTTCTTTGATAATGCCACCATCGGTGTTTTTGCAAATGAAAAGGGCGGATTTAAAGCGGCTCTCCTTCTTCCCTTCCTGTCCGGCTTATGTCAGGTATTTGGTTCTGCTTTCATTGCAGGCTGGGTAGGCATGGCAGCCTACGGCGGATACTTAGGAATGTGGGATTGGGCGGTCGTATGGCCGGTATTTACCGTTGTCATGAAGTATTTAAGCTATGTTGGTATTGCGGTGGTACTGGTTGCATTGCTGGCTATTCCCCAGATCCAGTATTGGAAAGATAAAAAAGGTTATTTCCTTATGACAGAGGATTATGAAGCGTATAAAGAAATGAAGACAAACAAGGAATAA
- a CDS encoding PTS sugar transporter subunit IIB: MAGKNLSFLVCCANGAGSSLMAQMTLEKVLKKYNIKALKVHHCALSEGKGSAPQYDVVVCAQNFKDMFAHAEKKGVKIIPLKNVMSAPEIETKLKEQGIIQED, translated from the coding sequence GTGGCAGGTAAAAATTTAAGCTTTTTGGTGTGTTGCGCAAATGGGGCGGGTTCAAGCCTGATGGCACAGATGACTTTGGAGAAGGTGCTGAAAAAGTATAATATCAAAGCATTGAAGGTCCATCACTGTGCCCTTTCCGAGGGAAAGGGGTCAGCTCCCCAGTATGACGTGGTGGTCTGTGCCCAGAATTTCAAGGATATGTTTGCACATGCCGAGAAAAAAGGCGTTAAGATCATTCCCCTTAAGAATGTGATGTCTGCTCCGGAAATTGAAACCAAGTTAAAAGAGCAGGGGATCATTCAGGAAGATTAA
- a CDS encoding DeoR/GlpR family DNA-binding transcription regulator has protein sequence MKREYALVEERREHILDIVRNSPKVSVNSLAEQCGISVITVRRDLQYLEDRKLLKRCHGGAIPIEKGPAQANEILLYRRLIASYAATLVEDNDTLFINTSSTALQILEYIKARNVTVITNNGKAINSEHGTGVNIILTGGELRYPKEAMVGDLAVRNLQNIYAKKAFMGCSGISVMSGMTTEIMNEVCLNELMIEHTRNELYILADHTKIGKNSSFSSCSINKVQHLITDEKAPEDILKEFKEAGVQIHQVKKGGF, from the coding sequence ATGAAAAGAGAGTATGCCCTTGTGGAGGAAAGAAGAGAGCATATATTAGATATCGTAAGAAACAGCCCCAAGGTGTCCGTTAACAGCTTGGCAGAGCAGTGCGGGATTTCTGTAATAACGGTCCGGAGAGATTTGCAGTATCTGGAAGACAGGAAGCTTTTAAAGCGCTGTCACGGCGGCGCCATTCCCATTGAAAAAGGCCCTGCACAAGCAAATGAAATATTACTTTACAGGCGGTTAATTGCCAGCTATGCTGCAACTTTGGTGGAAGACAATGACACGCTGTTTATAAACACAAGCAGCACTGCCTTGCAGATATTGGAATACATCAAGGCCAGGAATGTTACGGTCATAACCAACAATGGAAAGGCGATCAACAGTGAACATGGAACCGGGGTGAATATCATTCTCACCGGAGGGGAACTCCGGTATCCCAAAGAAGCCATGGTAGGAGATCTTGCGGTCAGGAACCTTCAGAACATCTATGCAAAAAAGGCTTTCATGGGATGCTCAGGCATTTCCGTCATGTCCGGAATGACCACGGAGATCATGAATGAGGTGTGTCTTAACGAACTGATGATCGAGCACACAAGAAACGAGCTGTATATTCTGGCCGACCATACGAAAATAGGGAAAAACAGCAGCTTTTCAAGCTGCAGCATAAATAAAGTTCAGCATTTGATCACTGATGAAAAAGCGCCTGAAGATATATTAAAAGAATTTAAGGAGGCTGGAGTGCAGATCCACCAGGTGAAAAAAGGAGGTTTTTAG
- a CDS encoding L-ribulose-5-phosphate 3-epimerase, with amino-acid sequence MKTYTLGLYEKSMPSELTWKEKLEAAKSAGFDFLEMSVDETDEKLGRLEMTSKERLELIKLMKAAGIPIGTMCLSGHRKYPLGSHDPEIKKKSIEIMSKAIDLASDLGIRIIQLAGYDVYYEESDEETRRYFEDNLKKAAEMAASAGVVLGFETMETGFMNTVEKAMKYVKQISSVYLNVYPDIGNITNAACTYGTDVLEDLRFGGGRLAAMHLKETKPGIFREVPYGEGHVDFKKAIETAWKLGVRKYVTEFWYTGSPSWKEDLASANLKMSRILMAQE; translated from the coding sequence GTGAAAACCTATACACTTGGATTGTATGAAAAGTCAATGCCGTCTGAATTAACCTGGAAAGAAAAGCTGGAGGCTGCTAAAAGCGCGGGCTTTGATTTCCTGGAAATGAGTGTAGACGAAACAGATGAAAAGCTGGGACGTCTGGAAATGACTTCAAAGGAACGGCTGGAGCTGATAAAATTGATGAAGGCCGCAGGAATTCCCATAGGGACAATGTGTCTGAGCGGGCACCGGAAGTATCCTCTGGGAAGCCATGACCCTGAAATAAAGAAAAAAAGCATAGAGATCATGAGCAAAGCCATTGATCTGGCGTCAGATCTGGGAATCAGGATCATCCAGCTGGCCGGGTATGATGTGTATTATGAAGAATCCGACGAGGAAACAAGGCGGTATTTTGAGGACAACTTAAAAAAAGCAGCTGAAATGGCTGCCAGCGCCGGAGTTGTTCTTGGATTTGAAACCATGGAGACCGGATTCATGAATACGGTGGAAAAGGCCATGAAGTATGTGAAGCAGATCTCCTCCGTGTACTTAAACGTTTATCCTGATATAGGGAATATAACAAATGCCGCATGTACTTATGGAACGGATGTATTGGAAGACTTAAGGTTTGGAGGCGGGCGTCTGGCCGCCATGCATTTAAAAGAGACAAAACCCGGCATATTCCGTGAGGTCCCATACGGAGAAGGCCATGTAGATTTTAAGAAGGCCATTGAGACGGCCTGGAAGCTGGGAGTAAGGAAATATGTAACAGAGTTCTGGTACACGGGAAGCCCTTCCTGGAAGGAAGACTTAGCTTCGGCAAATCTAAAAATGTCCAGAATATTGATGGCACAGGAGTGA
- a CDS encoding L-ribulose-5-phosphate 4-epimerase, with protein MLEALKQLVYEANMELPRYGLVTFTWGNVSAIDRETGMFVIKPSGVDYNELKPEDMVVMDLEGRKVEGRYNPSSDTPTHLELYKAFPKIGGIVHTHSSWATSWAQAGRGIPCYGTTHADYIYGEVPCLRCLTAEEIEAGYEKNTGLLITDCFKNKEYMAVPACLCKNHGPFTWGKDAKEAVHHAVVLEEVAKMAFRCEQINPKAAPAPEELQDKHYLRKHGTNAYYGQKTGV; from the coding sequence ATGTTAGAAGCCTTAAAGCAGCTTGTTTACGAAGCCAATATGGAGCTTCCAAGGTATGGACTTGTCACCTTTACCTGGGGCAATGTCAGTGCCATTGACCGTGAAACGGGCATGTTTGTCATTAAGCCCAGCGGAGTGGATTATAATGAGCTGAAACCGGAAGATATGGTGGTCATGGATTTAGAGGGGAGAAAAGTGGAAGGAAGGTATAATCCTTCCTCCGATACCCCCACCCATTTAGAGCTTTACAAGGCATTTCCAAAGATCGGGGGAATTGTGCACACCCATTCCTCCTGGGCTACCAGCTGGGCCCAGGCAGGGCGGGGGATACCCTGCTACGGTACCACCCATGCGGATTACATATACGGAGAGGTTCCCTGCCTGCGCTGCCTGACAGCGGAAGAGATTGAGGCCGGGTACGAGAAAAATACGGGACTTCTTATCACAGACTGTTTCAAGAATAAGGAGTACATGGCAGTTCCGGCCTGCTTATGTAAAAACCATGGCCCCTTTACCTGGGGAAAGGATGCAAAGGAAGCTGTGCATCATGCAGTGGTTCTGGAAGAGGTGGCCAAGATGGCATTCCGGTGTGAACAGATCAATCCAAAGGCAGCCCCTGCGCCTGAAGAGCTGCAGGATAAGCATTATTTAAGAAAGCATGGGACCAATGCTTATTACGGTCAGAAGACAGGAGTATAG
- the sigG gene encoding RNA polymerase sporulation sigma factor SigG, translating to MSGYKVEICGVNTSKLPLLSNEEKEVLFKRILNGDKKAREDYIKGNLRLVLSVIQRFSGSNENVDDLFQIGCIGLIKAIDNFDITQNVRFSTYAVPMILGEVRRYLRDNNSIRVSRSLRDTAYKAIYAKENLMKKNLKEPTLMEIAEEIGVSKEDITYALDAIQSPVSLYEPVYSDGGDPLFVMDQISDKKNLEENWVEDISLNEAMRRLPERERHIIDMRFFEGKTQTEVAEEIHISQAQVSRLEKNALKTMKNYLS from the coding sequence ATGTCTGGATACAAAGTAGAGATTTGCGGAGTCAATACTTCCAAACTGCCTCTTCTGAGCAACGAGGAAAAGGAAGTTCTGTTCAAACGGATTCTTAACGGAGATAAAAAGGCCAGAGAAGATTACATCAAGGGAAACTTAAGACTGGTTCTCAGTGTCATACAACGTTTTTCAGGCAGCAACGAAAACGTGGACGACTTATTTCAGATTGGCTGCATCGGTTTAATCAAAGCCATTGACAATTTTGATATTACGCAGAATGTCCGGTTCTCCACCTACGCGGTGCCCATGATTTTGGGCGAAGTACGGCGTTATCTTCGGGATAACAATTCCATCCGTGTCAGCCGGTCCCTGCGGGATACCGCTTATAAAGCAATCTACGCCAAAGAAAATCTGATGAAAAAGAACTTAAAGGAGCCGACCCTTATGGAGATTGCCGAGGAGATCGGAGTCAGCAAGGAAGACATCACCTATGCTCTGGATGCCATTCAAAGCCCGGTCAGCCTTTATGAGCCGGTTTACTCCGACGGCGGTGACCCTCTGTTTGTCATGGACCAGATCAGTGACAAAAAAAACCTGGAAGAAAACTGGGTGGAGGACATCTCCTTAAATGAGGCCATGAGACGCCTTCCGGAAAGGGAACGCCACATCATTGACATGCGCTTTTTCGAAGGAAAAACCCAGACCGAGGTTGCGGAAGAAATCCATATCAGCCAGGCACAGGTAAGCCGCCTGGAAAAAAATGCGCTAAAAACCATGAAGAATTACCTTTCTTAA
- a CDS encoding type III pantothenate kinase: MILAIDMGNSNIVIGGIDNTGTYFVERVTTNHGKTELEYAVNIKDIMEIHNLPLSSIEGAILASVVPPLTDVVLSAVKKITGKTPMLVGSGMKTGLNIKMDNPKTVGSDLIVDAVAALKEYPAPIIVIDMGTATTMSVIDRQGNYSGGVIFPGLRVSLDSLSSRAAQLPYIGLNKPTRVIGKNTIDCMKNGILYGNAAMIDGLIDRMEAELGTSASLVATGGLASSVVPLCYHKIHCDEALLLKGLLILYEKNKLD, translated from the coding sequence ATGATTTTGGCCATTGATATGGGAAACAGCAATATTGTCATAGGCGGCATTGACAATACCGGCACTTATTTTGTAGAACGAGTCACCACGAATCATGGAAAAACCGAGCTGGAATATGCGGTTAATATAAAAGACATTATGGAAATCCACAACCTTCCCCTCTCTTCCATAGAAGGTGCAATCCTGGCTTCTGTCGTCCCTCCTCTCACGGATGTGGTCCTGAGCGCTGTTAAAAAAATAACAGGAAAAACACCTATGCTGGTGGGATCCGGAATGAAGACCGGGCTGAACATAAAAATGGACAACCCCAAGACCGTTGGCAGCGATTTGATTGTGGATGCGGTGGCTGCATTAAAAGAATATCCTGCTCCCATCATCGTCATCGACATGGGAACAGCTACCACCATGTCCGTCATTGACCGGCAGGGAAATTACTCCGGCGGCGTCATTTTCCCCGGATTGAGAGTATCTTTGGATTCCTTAAGCAGCCGGGCAGCCCAGCTTCCTTACATCGGCTTAAACAAACCCACCAGGGTGATCGGCAAAAATACCATTGACTGTATGAAAAATGGAATTCTTTACGGCAACGCCGCCATGATCGACGGACTGATCGACCGAATGGAGGCAGAGCTTGGGACTTCTGCAAGCCTTGTGGCCACCGGCGGCCTGGCTTCCTCCGTTGTCCCGCTGTGCTATCATAAAATTCATTGTGACGAGGCTCTCCTATTAAAAGGATTGCTGATTCTGTATGAAAAAAATAAGCTGGATTAA
- the coaBC gene encoding bifunctional phosphopantothenoylcysteine decarboxylase/phosphopantothenate--cysteine ligase CoaBC, with protein MLKGKTIILGVTGSIAAYKIAGLASMLVKKGCKVHVIMTRNATNFINPITFETLTGNKCLVDTFDRNFQYSVEHVALAKLADVVLVAPASANVVAKLAHGIADDMLTTTVLACKCRKIISPAMNTNMYENPIVQDNLKICESYGMEVIRPDFGYLACGDIGAGKMPDPEVLFDFIEKEVCYEKDLAGKKILVTAGPTREAIDPVRFITNHSSGKMGYAVAKAASLRGAEVTLVSGKTDIPKPRFVRFIEIGSAKEMFDAVTAESETQDAVIKAAAVADYRPKHVGTEKTKKKDGEMVIELERTDDILKWLGEHRKEGQFLCGFSMETQNMLENSRAKLDKKNVDMIVANNLKVAGAGFGTDTNVVTIITREKELPLETMTKDEVAHRILDEIFSSQNEGKKE; from the coding sequence ATGCTGAAAGGAAAAACTATCATTTTAGGAGTAACAGGTAGCATTGCGGCCTATAAAATAGCCGGACTTGCCAGTATGCTGGTAAAAAAGGGCTGCAAGGTCCATGTCATCATGACCCGGAATGCCACCAACTTCATCAATCCCATTACATTTGAAACATTGACAGGCAATAAATGCCTGGTAGATACTTTTGACCGCAATTTTCAGTACAGCGTGGAGCATGTGGCCTTGGCAAAGCTTGCCGATGTGGTGCTGGTCGCTCCTGCCAGCGCCAATGTGGTTGCAAAGCTGGCTCATGGAATAGCAGATGATATGCTGACCACCACTGTTCTGGCCTGTAAGTGCAGGAAAATCATTTCTCCGGCCATGAATACCAATATGTATGAAAATCCCATTGTCCAGGATAATTTAAAGATTTGCGAATCTTATGGCATGGAAGTGATACGCCCTGACTTTGGGTATCTGGCCTGCGGCGATATTGGAGCGGGAAAAATGCCGGATCCGGAGGTTCTCTTTGATTTCATTGAAAAAGAGGTCTGTTATGAAAAGGACTTAGCCGGAAAGAAAATTCTGGTTACAGCCGGTCCCACCAGGGAAGCCATTGATCCGGTCCGGTTTATTACCAATCATTCCTCCGGGAAAATGGGTTATGCAGTTGCAAAGGCTGCATCTCTCAGAGGTGCGGAGGTGACCCTTGTAAGCGGGAAAACGGATATTCCAAAGCCCAGGTTTGTGCGTTTCATAGAGATTGGCAGTGCAAAGGAAATGTTTGATGCGGTCACGGCTGAATCAGAAACTCAGGATGCGGTCATTAAGGCCGCTGCCGTAGCGGATTACCGCCCAAAACATGTGGGAACAGAAAAAACAAAGAAAAAAGACGGAGAAATGGTTATAGAACTGGAACGGACGGACGATATCCTTAAGTGGCTGGGAGAGCATCGGAAAGAAGGGCAGTTCCTCTGCGGCTTTTCCATGGAGACCCAGAACATGCTGGAAAATTCAAGGGCAAAGCTTGATAAAAAGAATGTGGACATGATTGTTGCCAACAACTTAAAAGTGGCTGGGGCCGGTTTTGGAACGGACACCAATGTAGTCACCATCATTACCAGGGAAAAAGAACTGCCCCTGGAAACGATGACAAAAGATGAAGTGGCCCACCGCATTCTGGACGAGATATTTTCCAGTCAGAATGAGGGAAAGAAGGAGTAA
- a CDS encoding alpha/beta hydrolase, whose translation MRVEKRQIIVPGQVTGPASLTGYLLDSISVNPDKLRPAVIVLPGGGYIRRSDRESEPIALQFMSMGCHGFVLDYSVAPNRFPVSLRELAEAVAVIREHGAEWKVDTNRIIACGFSAAGHLACSLGVFWDRDFAWEAINRTPEEIRPDGLILNYPVITSGEFKHAGSVLSLLGEEATKEETEGISLERFVTEKMPRAFLWHTYTDASVPLENTLLLADAMRKHHVNFELHVYPAGVHGLSLANEETAGSDENLLEPSCQSWISLAKTWISNF comes from the coding sequence ATGAGAGTTGAAAAAAGGCAGATCATTGTACCTGGGCAGGTGACAGGTCCGGCAAGTTTGACCGGTTATTTACTGGACAGCATAAGCGTGAATCCGGATAAGCTGCGCCCTGCTGTTATCGTGCTTCCCGGAGGCGGATACATCCGCAGATCAGACAGGGAAAGCGAGCCAATAGCTTTGCAGTTCATGTCCATGGGCTGTCATGGGTTTGTACTGGATTACAGCGTGGCTCCCAACCGTTTCCCGGTTTCTTTAAGAGAGCTTGCTGAAGCGGTGGCTGTTATCAGAGAACATGGGGCAGAATGGAAGGTGGACACGAACAGGATCATTGCATGCGGCTTTTCCGCAGCAGGTCATTTAGCCTGCAGTCTTGGGGTTTTCTGGGACAGAGATTTTGCGTGGGAGGCCATAAACAGGACCCCTGAAGAAATACGGCCCGATGGGCTGATCTTAAATTATCCGGTAATCACAAGCGGGGAATTTAAACACGCCGGCTCTGTTTTAAGCCTTTTAGGTGAAGAGGCAACAAAGGAGGAAACGGAAGGCATATCCCTGGAACGGTTTGTAACGGAAAAGATGCCCAGAGCCTTTTTATGGCATACCTATACGGACGCTTCGGTACCCCTTGAAAACACCCTTCTCCTGGCTGACGCCATGAGAAAGCATCATGTGAATTTTGAACTCCATGTTTACCCTGCGGGAGTCCATGGTCTGTCCCTGGCCAATGAGGAAACCGCGGGCTCCGATGAGAACCTCCTTGAACCTTCCTGTCAGAGCTGGATTTCGCTTGCAAAGACGTGGATTTCAAATTTTTAA